From a single Camelus bactrianus isolate YW-2024 breed Bactrian camel chromosome 11, ASM4877302v1, whole genome shotgun sequence genomic region:
- the LOC105072437 gene encoding uncharacterized protein LOC105072437, protein MPSLTAHQRTHPADNHYDFNKCGGNFLEESILFEQSVHPLKQKSEFIQIQGTHSIDNIIEYNEYGNCFSEKLIFGVQQSIHTGEKTYECHECGKTFNQKSAHTRHQRTHTEEKSWECHECGKTFYKNSYLIKHQRIHTGEKPYECQECGRSFIEKSILTQHHRTHKRKKSYECPECGKSFASNSALTLHEKRHTGEKPNECCECGKAFLRKSDLIIHQRTHTGEKPYECNTCGKYFRHRSAFTLHQRIHTGEKSFICNECGKSFYVKSYLIVHQRIHTGERPYECDECGKSFSAKSTLNKHLKTHTGEKPYACIECGRFLCSFRSFTQHQRTHTGEKPFECNECGKNFRQKSSLTAHKKTHIIQKPYECNECGKSFCLKSRLTVHHRIHTGEKPYECNVCGKSFYVNSKLTVHQRTHLRRNSININEGNHSG, encoded by the coding sequence ATGCCATCTCTTACTGCTCACCAAAGAACACATCCAGCTGATAATCACTATGATTTTAATAAATGTGGAGGAAATTTCTTAGAGGAATCCATCCTCTTTGAACAGAGTGTTCACCCTTTGAAACAGAAGTCAGAATTCATTCAAATTCAGGGAACCCACTCAATTGACAATATAATTGAATATAATGAATATGGAAACTGTTTCAGTGAAAAgctaatttttggtgtacaacaGAGCATACACACAGGAGAAAAAACTTATGAATGTCATGAATGTGGAAAAACCTTCAACCAAAAATCAGCCCACACAAGACATCAGAGAACCCATACAGAGGAAAAATCCTGGGAATGTCATGAATGTGGGAAAACTTTCTATAAGAATTCATACCTCATtaaacatcagagaattcatacaggggagaaaccttatgaatgtCAGGAATGTGGGAGATCCTTCATTGAAAAGTCAATTCTCACCCAACATCATAGGACACACAAACGAAAGAAATCATATGAATGCCctgaatgtgggaaatccttcGCAAGTAATTCGGCCCTTACTCTACATGAGAAAAGACACACAGGGGAGAAGCCCAATGAGTGctgtgaatgtgggaaagcctttctCCGAAAATCAGACCTCATTATACACCAAAGAACTCACACAGGGGAAAAACCTTATGAATGTAACACATGTGGAAAATACTTCCGCCACAGGTCAGCCTTCACTTTGCATCAGAGAATACACACAGGAGAGAAATCCTTTATATGTAATGAATGTGGTAAATCCTTCTATGTGAAGTCATACCTCATTGTACATCAAAGAATTCACACAGGGGAAAGACCTTACGAATGTGACGAATGTGGGAAATCCTTCTCTGCGAAGTCAACtcttaataaacatttgaaaactcaTACAGGTGAGAAGCCCTATGCATGTATTGAATGTGGAAGATTTCTATGCAGCTTCAGGAGTTTCACACAGCATCAGAGgacacacacaggagagaaaccttttgaatgtaatgaatgtgggaaaaACTTTCGTCAGAAGTCATCCCTAACTGCGCATAAGAAAACTCACATAATacagaaaccctatgaatgtaatgAATGCGGAAAATCATTCTGTCTGAAGTCAAGACTCACTGTACATCATAGAATACACACAggggagaaaccctatgaatgtaatgTTTGTGGAAAATCATTCTATGTCAACTCAAAACTCACTGTACATCAGAGAACACATTTGAGGAGAAactctataaatataaatgaggGAAATCACTCTGGGTGA